In Holophagales bacterium, one DNA window encodes the following:
- a CDS encoding DEAD/DEAH box helicase family protein: MTDRFFDQPILNSPYEYPRQHWVLDFQGQPTGEIAERRRRAEFITPIPKPKKQKPGQKGLVFEEGQGLSTEAQQYELTSAVINELRQQVDAWRALPNPEQWQVTPESVRLLQHWRHHAFSDLRPFFCQVEAIETLIWLTEVAPNFGPRGKRFLDHLDQANAQWNPGLSRLALKLATGAGKTTVMAMLIAWQTINAVRRPGSPRFTRGFLVVTPGLTIKDRLRVLQPNDPDSYYQSRELVPADLLPDLGRAKIVITNFQALKLRETLEISKGGRRLLQGRRGEEIRSVETEGQMLQRVMPDLMGLKNILAINDEAHHCYREKPGDDTDEDLKGDEREEAEKNREAARLWISGLEAVKAKLGLARVVDLSATPFFLRGSGEAEGVLFPWTMSDFSLMDAIECGIVKLPRVPVADNIPGGDMPMFRNLWEHIGKKMPKKGRGTAAKGYDPLQLPVELQTALEALYGHYARTYELWQQAAIDVPPCFIVVCNNTSTSKLVYDFIAGFDYPEGEDGVTPPPFLGKFPLFSNYDEHGNPLPRPRTLLIDSEQLDSGEALDEAFRTAAGPEIERFRREIVERTGNRQDAADLSDQDLLREVMNTVGKKDRLGGATRCVVSVSMLTEGWDANTVTHILGVRAFGTQLLCEQVIGRALRRQSYELNEQGLLNVEYADILGIPFDFTAKPVVAPPKPPRPTVQIRALSPERDGCEIRFPRVEGYRVELPSERLSAAFDADSTLVLTPDMVGATKTRNEGIIGEGVNLSLEHLGDVRHSTLLFHLTQRLLYTLWRDPGGEPKLHLFGQLKRVTREWLDAHLVCKGGTYPAQLLYLELADLACQRIHRGIVASHAGTSPITAMLDPYNAAGSTRHVHFVTSKQTLWKTHADRCHVNYVVFDSDWEAELCRVVEDHPRVRAYVKNHSLGFEVPYLLGSVKKHYRPDFIVLVDDGRGEDDLLHLVVEIKGYRGEDAKEKKATMDTYWIPGVNHLGSFGRWAFVELRDVWEIGSEFNSRVEEALREANGAASR; encoded by the coding sequence ATGACCGACCGCTTCTTCGACCAGCCGATCCTCAACTCGCCGTACGAGTACCCGCGCCAGCACTGGGTGCTCGACTTCCAGGGCCAACCGACCGGGGAGATCGCCGAGCGGCGACGGCGAGCGGAGTTCATCACTCCGATTCCCAAGCCGAAGAAGCAGAAGCCGGGGCAGAAGGGGCTGGTCTTCGAGGAAGGCCAGGGGCTCTCGACCGAGGCGCAGCAGTACGAGCTCACGTCGGCGGTCATCAACGAGCTCCGCCAGCAGGTCGATGCCTGGCGCGCCTTGCCCAACCCCGAGCAGTGGCAGGTCACGCCCGAATCGGTGCGCCTCCTGCAGCATTGGCGGCACCATGCCTTCAGCGACCTCCGCCCTTTCTTCTGCCAGGTCGAGGCGATCGAGACGCTGATCTGGCTGACCGAGGTCGCCCCCAACTTCGGCCCGCGCGGCAAGCGCTTCCTCGACCACCTCGACCAGGCCAACGCGCAGTGGAACCCCGGGCTCTCCCGGCTGGCGCTCAAGCTCGCGACCGGCGCCGGCAAGACGACGGTCATGGCGATGCTGATCGCCTGGCAGACGATCAACGCCGTGCGCCGTCCGGGAAGCCCCCGGTTCACGCGTGGATTTCTGGTCGTCACGCCGGGCCTGACGATCAAGGACCGCCTGCGCGTTCTCCAGCCGAATGATCCGGACAGCTACTACCAGAGCCGCGAGCTGGTGCCGGCGGACCTGTTGCCCGACCTCGGCCGCGCCAAGATCGTCATCACCAACTTCCAGGCGCTCAAGCTGCGCGAGACGCTGGAGATTTCGAAGGGCGGCCGCCGGCTGCTTCAGGGGCGGCGGGGCGAGGAGATTCGCTCGGTCGAGACCGAGGGCCAGATGCTCCAGCGCGTGATGCCGGATCTCATGGGCCTGAAGAACATCCTGGCGATCAACGACGAGGCCCACCATTGCTACCGCGAGAAGCCGGGCGACGACACGGACGAAGACCTCAAGGGTGACGAACGCGAGGAGGCCGAGAAGAACCGCGAGGCCGCGCGGCTTTGGATCTCCGGGCTCGAAGCGGTCAAGGCCAAGCTCGGTCTCGCGCGCGTCGTCGACCTCTCGGCGACCCCCTTCTTCCTGCGCGGTTCGGGTGAAGCCGAAGGCGTCCTCTTCCCCTGGACGATGAGCGACTTCTCGCTCATGGATGCGATCGAGTGCGGCATCGTCAAGCTGCCGCGCGTCCCGGTTGCCGACAACATCCCCGGCGGCGACATGCCGATGTTCCGCAATCTCTGGGAGCACATCGGCAAGAAGATGCCGAAGAAGGGCCGCGGCACCGCCGCCAAAGGCTACGACCCGCTCCAGCTCCCGGTCGAGCTACAGACGGCGCTCGAGGCGCTCTACGGCCACTACGCAAGGACGTACGAGCTCTGGCAGCAGGCGGCGATCGACGTCCCGCCCTGCTTCATCGTCGTCTGCAACAACACCTCGACCTCGAAGCTGGTCTACGACTTCATCGCCGGCTTCGACTACCCGGAGGGCGAAGACGGGGTGACGCCGCCGCCCTTCCTCGGCAAGTTCCCGCTCTTCTCGAACTACGATGAGCACGGCAACCCCCTGCCCCGTCCGCGCACGCTGCTCATCGACAGCGAGCAGCTCGACTCCGGCGAGGCGCTCGACGAGGCCTTCCGCACCGCCGCCGGTCCCGAGATCGAGCGCTTCCGCCGCGAGATCGTCGAGCGCACCGGCAACCGCCAGGACGCTGCGGACCTCTCCGACCAGGACCTTCTGCGCGAGGTGATGAACACGGTCGGCAAGAAGGACCGCCTCGGCGGCGCCACGCGCTGCGTGGTTTCGGTCTCGATGCTGACCGAGGGCTGGGACGCCAACACCGTCACCCACATTCTCGGTGTCCGCGCCTTCGGCACGCAGCTCCTCTGCGAGCAGGTGATCGGCCGTGCCCTGCGCCGTCAGTCGTACGAGCTCAACGAGCAGGGTTTGCTCAACGTCGAGTACGCCGACATCCTCGGCATCCCCTTCGATTTCACCGCCAAGCCGGTGGTGGCGCCGCCGAAGCCGCCGCGGCCGACGGTGCAGATCCGTGCGCTTTCGCCGGAACGTGACGGCTGCGAGATCCGCTTTCCACGGGTCGAGGGCTACCGCGTCGAGCTGCCGAGCGAGCGCCTCTCCGCCGCGTTCGACGCCGACTCGACGCTGGTCCTGACTCCCGACATGGTCGGCGCGACGAAGACGCGCAACGAGGGGATCATCGGCGAAGGGGTGAACCTCTCGCTCGAGCATCTCGGCGACGTCCGCCACTCGACGCTCCTCTTCCACCTCACCCAGCGTCTTCTCTACACGCTCTGGCGCGACCCTGGCGGCGAGCCGAAGCTCCATCTCTTCGGTCAGTTGAAGCGCGTCACCCGCGAGTGGCTCGACGCTCACCTCGTCTGCAAGGGGGGCACCTATCCGGCACAGCTCCTTTACCTCGAGCTTGCCGACCTCGCCTGCCAGCGCATCCATCGCGGCATCGTCGCCTCGCACGCCGGCACGAGCCCGATCACCGCGATGCTCGACCCGTACAACGCCGCCGGCTCGACGCGCCACGTCCACTTCGTGACTTCGAAGCAGACGCTCTGGAAGACGCACGCCGACCGCTGCCACGTCAACTACGTGGTCTTCGACAGCGACTGGGAGGCAGAGCTCTGCCGGGTGGTCGAGGACCATCCGCGGGTGCGTGCCTACGTCAAGAACCACAGCCTCGGCTTCGAGGTGCCGTATCTGCTCGGCTCGGTGAAGAAGCACTATCGGCCGGACTTCATCGTCCTGGTCGACGACGGCCGCGGGGAGGACGACCTCCTCCACCTGGTCGTCGAGATCAAGGGCTACCGCGGCGAGGACGCCAAGGAGAAGAAGGCGACGATGGACACCTACTGGATCCCGGGGGTCAACCACCTCGGCAGCTTCGGAAGGTGGGCGTTCGTCGAGCTGCGGGACGTTTGGGAGATCGGTAGCGAGTTCAACAGCCGGGTGGAGGAGGCCCTCCGCGAAGCGAATGGGGCCGCCTCGAGATGA
- a CDS encoding Fic family protein, with product MKRGVSGNYEVTTTAGEAVRAFVPNPLPPDPPIDLTGERQKLLERALLACGRLDGISALLPDPELFLYAYVRREALLSSQIEGTQSSLSDLLLFEMEEAPGVPFDDVVEVSNYVAAQEHGLNRLRGGFPLSNRLLREVHGRLLERGRGAEKAPGEFRRTQNWVGGTRPGDAHFVPCPPARVEECMAALERFLHDAEPGLPTLVKAALAHAQFETIHPFLDGNGRVGRLLIALLLNEERVIQQPLLYLSLFLKQHRAEYYRLLDEVRLQGDWEAWVEFFLEGVAQTAGAAVATAHRLLTLFREDEGRISGQGRKSSSLLRLFAALRSRPLTTITDLSRRSGLSFPTAATGAEALVKLGIARELTGRERNRVFLYDRYVAILGEGAEPL from the coding sequence GTGAAACGAGGGGTTTCTGGCAACTACGAAGTGACCACGACGGCCGGCGAGGCCGTTCGAGCCTTCGTGCCCAATCCCCTTCCCCCCGATCCACCGATCGACCTGACCGGCGAACGTCAGAAGCTGCTCGAACGAGCTCTTCTGGCCTGCGGCCGACTCGACGGAATCTCGGCACTGCTGCCAGACCCCGAGCTCTTTCTCTACGCCTACGTTCGGCGCGAGGCCCTGCTCTCGTCGCAGATCGAGGGGACGCAGTCTTCGCTCTCGGACCTTCTGCTGTTCGAGATGGAGGAGGCGCCGGGCGTCCCGTTCGACGACGTCGTCGAGGTCTCGAACTACGTCGCCGCCCAGGAGCATGGGTTGAACCGACTGCGTGGCGGATTTCCGCTCTCGAATCGGCTGCTGCGCGAAGTTCACGGCAGGCTTCTCGAACGCGGCCGCGGAGCAGAAAAGGCGCCAGGCGAATTCCGCCGGACCCAGAACTGGGTCGGGGGCACCCGGCCCGGCGATGCGCACTTTGTTCCCTGCCCGCCGGCCCGGGTAGAGGAGTGCATGGCGGCGCTGGAGAGGTTCCTCCACGACGCGGAACCGGGGCTGCCGACCTTGGTGAAGGCGGCGCTGGCGCACGCCCAGTTCGAGACGATCCACCCGTTTCTCGACGGCAACGGCCGGGTGGGCCGCCTGCTGATCGCCCTGCTTCTCAACGAGGAGCGAGTGATCCAGCAGCCACTCCTCTACCTGAGCCTCTTCTTGAAGCAACACCGGGCGGAGTACTACCGGCTGCTCGACGAAGTGCGCCTGCAAGGTGACTGGGAGGCCTGGGTGGAGTTCTTCCTCGAGGGCGTTGCGCAGACGGCGGGCGCAGCGGTGGCGACCGCACATCGGCTGCTCACGCTCTTCCGGGAGGACGAGGGGCGAATCTCCGGGCAGGGGCGGAAGTCGAGCAGCCTGCTGCGGCTTTTTGCCGCGCTGCGGTCGCGCCCGCTGACTACGATCACGGACCTGTCGAGGCGTTCAGGGCTGTCGTTTCCGACGGCGGCCACGGGGGCCGAGGCGCTGGTGAAGCTCGGAATCGCTCGCGAGCTGACGGGGCGAGAACGGAACCGCGTCTTCTTGTACGACCGCTACGTCGCGATCCTCGGCGAGGGGGCGGAGCCGCTGTGA
- a CDS encoding site-specific DNA-methyltransferase: MAKKPKSPKQVEALRHEEASRKHIPTAEYQSVLAREGESPVEVRYPRGASGLAEEKAERNRDLDPQLVWRGKDEKDWSDLVVPAPPLFIQEKVHPKVLIDDLMRRSSEAASERSGFQVDLFADFNGLPSQEAKTEFYQHDANWSNRMILGDSLQVMASLAEREGLRGKVQCIYLDPPYGIKFNSNFQWSTTSRDVKDGNAEHITREPEQVKAFRDTWRDGIHSYLTYLRDRLTVARDLLTDSGSIFVQIGDENVHRVRGVMDEVFGDENFIAQISTKTSGGSTGVYLPGVVDYVLWYARNHEETKYRALFGSKELGEDGAEKYSRVRLPDLQRRSLTPTERCLEEELTSGSRVYRQDNLTSQSVGRDKGEGAASWFPVTIDGTTIRPSIKVRWKTNEFGMERLLRADRIELTTNSLSYVRYLDDFSATAIGNAWVDIGGIQSRADPKVYVVQTPTPLIQRCLLMTSDPGDLVLDPTCGSGTTAFIAEQWGRRWITVDTSRVALALARARIMGARYPFYLLADSKDGQRREAEITRCEPSTAPTRGDVRHGFVYERVPHVTLKSIANNAEIDVIWEKYLPTQTSLLSSLNEALGKKWEEWEIPREADPKWPAKAKELHTQWWEQRIARQREIDASIAAKAEYEFLFDKPYEDGKKVRVAGPFTVESLSPHRTLGVDENDELIDVAEKKLGYGNKQDFPSLILENLKTAGVQQAHKEDKIVFLSLTPWPGKYICGEGKYLEGKTQRRAGIFIGPEFGTVNRPDLVAAAKECGDADFDVLIACAFNYDVHSSELARLGPIPILKARMNADLHMAEDLKNTGKGNLFVIFGEPDIELLPAEGNQIQVKVKGVDVFHPQTGEIRSDGPEGIACWFIDTDYNEESFFVRHAYFLGANDPYKALKTTLKAEIDEEAWSTLHSDTSRPFAKPQSGRIAVKVINHLGDEVMKVFRV, from the coding sequence ATGGCGAAGAAGCCGAAGTCCCCCAAGCAGGTCGAAGCGCTCCGCCACGAGGAGGCTTCCCGGAAGCACATCCCGACGGCGGAGTACCAGTCGGTGCTGGCGCGGGAAGGCGAGAGCCCGGTGGAGGTGCGCTATCCGCGCGGGGCTTCAGGCCTCGCAGAGGAGAAGGCCGAGCGCAACCGGGACCTCGACCCGCAGCTCGTCTGGCGCGGCAAGGACGAGAAGGACTGGTCGGACCTGGTCGTCCCGGCGCCGCCGCTCTTCATCCAGGAGAAGGTCCACCCGAAGGTGCTGATCGACGACCTGATGCGCCGCAGCTCCGAAGCCGCGTCAGAGCGGTCCGGTTTCCAGGTGGATCTCTTCGCCGACTTCAACGGCCTGCCCTCGCAAGAGGCGAAGACCGAGTTCTACCAGCACGACGCCAACTGGTCGAACCGGATGATCCTCGGCGACAGCCTCCAGGTGATGGCCTCGCTCGCCGAGCGCGAGGGCCTGCGCGGCAAGGTGCAGTGCATCTACCTCGACCCGCCGTACGGGATCAAGTTCAACTCGAACTTCCAGTGGTCGACGACCAGCCGCGACGTCAAGGACGGCAACGCCGAGCACATCACCCGCGAGCCCGAGCAGGTCAAAGCCTTCCGCGACACCTGGCGCGACGGCATCCATAGCTACCTCACCTACCTCCGCGACCGCCTCACCGTCGCCCGCGACCTCCTCACCGACTCCGGCTCGATCTTCGTGCAGATCGGGGACGAGAACGTGCATCGGGTGCGGGGAGTAATGGATGAGGTCTTTGGAGACGAGAACTTCATCGCGCAGATTTCGACGAAGACTTCAGGCGGGTCGACAGGCGTCTATCTTCCGGGTGTTGTTGACTATGTCCTCTGGTACGCGCGAAACCACGAGGAGACGAAGTACCGAGCTCTTTTCGGTTCCAAGGAGCTTGGCGAGGACGGCGCTGAGAAGTACTCGCGGGTCCGCTTGCCCGATCTTCAGCGAAGAAGCCTAACTCCGACCGAACGCTGTCTGGAGGAGGAGCTGACAAGCGGTTCACGGGTCTACCGGCAGGACAACCTAACCAGCCAGAGTGTGGGCCGAGACAAGGGTGAAGGGGCTGCCTCATGGTTCCCGGTCACCATTGACGGGACGACGATCCGACCCTCGATCAAGGTGCGATGGAAGACCAACGAGTTCGGAATGGAACGGCTGCTGCGTGCTGACCGCATTGAGCTGACCACCAACAGTCTCTCTTACGTCCGCTACCTCGACGACTTCAGCGCAACCGCCATTGGGAATGCCTGGGTGGACATCGGAGGCATTCAGAGTCGCGCAGATCCGAAGGTCTACGTCGTGCAGACGCCTACGCCCTTGATTCAAAGGTGTCTTCTGATGACGAGCGATCCGGGCGATCTTGTACTCGACCCCACCTGCGGCTCTGGCACCACTGCGTTCATAGCGGAGCAATGGGGACGCCGCTGGATCACGGTCGACACCTCGAGAGTGGCCCTGGCATTGGCGCGGGCTCGCATCATGGGGGCGCGGTATCCGTTCTACCTACTCGCCGACAGCAAGGACGGCCAGCGAAGGGAGGCCGAGATCACCCGCTGCGAGCCGTCGACAGCTCCGACGCGCGGAGACGTCCGACACGGCTTCGTCTACGAGCGCGTGCCCCACGTCACCCTCAAGTCGATCGCCAACAACGCCGAGATCGACGTCATCTGGGAGAAGTACCTCCCTACCCAGACGTCTTTGCTTTCGTCTCTGAACGAAGCCCTCGGCAAGAAGTGGGAAGAGTGGGAGATCCCACGCGAAGCCGACCCGAAGTGGCCGGCCAAGGCGAAGGAGCTCCACACGCAGTGGTGGGAGCAGCGCATCGCCCGCCAGCGCGAGATCGACGCCTCGATCGCTGCCAAGGCCGAATACGAGTTCCTCTTCGACAAGCCCTACGAAGACGGCAAGAAGGTCCGCGTCGCCGGGCCGTTCACCGTCGAGAGCCTCTCGCCCCACCGCACGCTCGGCGTCGACGAGAACGACGAGCTGATCGACGTCGCCGAGAAGAAGCTCGGGTACGGCAACAAGCAGGACTTCCCGTCGCTGATCCTCGAGAACCTGAAGACCGCCGGCGTGCAGCAAGCGCACAAGGAAGACAAGATCGTCTTCCTGTCCCTCACGCCCTGGCCCGGCAAGTACATCTGCGGCGAAGGCAAGTACCTCGAGGGCAAGACCCAGCGCCGCGCCGGCATCTTCATCGGCCCCGAGTTCGGCACCGTCAACCGCCCCGACTTGGTGGCCGCCGCCAAGGAGTGCGGCGACGCCGACTTCGACGTCCTCATCGCCTGCGCCTTCAACTACGACGTCCACTCGAGCGAGCTCGCCCGGCTCGGCCCCATCCCCATCCTCAAGGCCCGCATGAACGCCGACCTGCACATGGCCGAGGACCTGAAGAACACCGGCAAGGGCAACCTCTTCGTCATTTTCGGCGAGCCCGACATCGAGCTCCTGCCCGCCGAAGGCAACCAGATCCAGGTCAAAGTCAAAGGCGTCGACGTCTTCCACCCCCAGACCGGCGAGATCCGCAGCGACGGCCCCGAAGGCATCGCCTGCTGGTTCATCGACACCGACTACAACGAAGAGTCCTTCTTCGTCCGCCACGCCTACTTCCTCGGCGCCAACGACCCCTACAAGGCGCTGAAGACCACCCTCAAAGCCGAGATCGACGAAGAGGCGTGGTCGACGCTCCACAGCGACACCTCGCGGCCGTTCGCGAAGCCGCAGTCGGGGAGGATTGCGGTGAAGGTGATCAATCACCTTGGGGATGAGGTGATGAAGGTGTTTCGGGTGTGA
- a CDS encoding RNA-directed DNA polymerase: protein MKPPPFFVSFRTAADYRAALGDGVAELYWPDIGHLGERRLPPVVSVRALACLFGVSSKFVGALRRNPERYYRSFVIRTGRKKRQIHSPKVGLKVFQKWFGTHLAAALEFDPWVFGFVPGRSAPMAARVHARARWIYSVDLADFFPSVSRTRVVGALQGLGYPGHGAELAASLCCYGEGLAQGSPASPVLSNLVFREQDQQLHELAREFGARLTRYADDIVFSGQAAVPAGLPDRVKAVVTAGGWDLNDAKEELAESPIRLKVHGLVVHGDRPRLTKGYRNRIRALRHLSAVGKVRSEDAARVAGHLRYADSIDRLSEEE from the coding sequence GTGAAGCCGCCGCCATTTTTCGTCTCCTTCCGTACTGCTGCTGACTACCGCGCCGCGTTGGGCGATGGAGTCGCCGAGCTGTATTGGCCAGACATAGGCCACCTTGGCGAGCGACGGCTCCCTCCAGTTGTCTCAGTGCGCGCGCTTGCGTGTCTCTTCGGTGTGAGCAGCAAGTTCGTCGGTGCATTGCGGAGAAACCCGGAGCGCTACTACAGGTCATTTGTCATCAGGACTGGAAGGAAGAAGAGGCAGATCCACTCGCCGAAGGTGGGCTTGAAGGTGTTTCAGAAGTGGTTTGGGACCCACCTGGCGGCGGCACTCGAGTTTGATCCGTGGGTCTTCGGATTCGTGCCTGGGCGCTCGGCCCCAATGGCTGCTCGCGTGCACGCGCGAGCGAGGTGGATCTACTCGGTCGATCTCGCCGACTTCTTTCCGAGTGTCTCCAGAACTCGGGTTGTGGGAGCGCTTCAAGGCTTGGGGTACCCGGGTCATGGAGCGGAGCTGGCAGCGAGCCTCTGCTGTTACGGAGAGGGGCTTGCACAGGGGTCACCAGCTAGCCCGGTCCTTTCGAACCTCGTATTCAGAGAGCAGGACCAGCAACTGCACGAGCTCGCCAGGGAGTTCGGCGCTCGGCTCACCCGCTACGCCGACGACATCGTCTTCTCCGGACAGGCAGCCGTGCCAGCTGGGTTGCCCGATCGCGTCAAGGCCGTCGTGACAGCCGGCGGTTGGGACCTCAACGACGCGAAGGAAGAGTTGGCGGAGAGTCCCATTCGGCTCAAGGTCCATGGGCTGGTTGTGCACGGCGACCGGCCTCGGTTGACAAAGGGGTATCGCAATCGGATCCGAGCCCTTAGGCACCTCTCGGCCGTCGGAAAAGTCAGGTCGGAGGACGCCGCACGAGTAGCGGGTCACTTGCGCTACGCGGACTCGATTGACCGTCTGTCGGAGGAAGAGTGA
- a CDS encoding UvrD-helicase domain-containing protein, with translation MSEFLIADSFADSLGRLGGDSQKAAKTAAFDLQLNPAHPGFQFHRLDKAKDKSLWSVRVNADLRIIVHRSEGRLLLCYVGHHDDAYRWAESRKIERHPTTGAAQLVELRESVREVVREVVVPRLVEAPSEPAAQVPKLPLFRDVPRDELLAYGVPAEWVGEVTEATEESLLQLAEHLPGEAAEALLDLATGGRPVRPVQAPAGADPFAHPDAQRRFRLMANVEELERALEYPWEKWMVFLHPTQREIVEKSYGGPARVAGSAGTGKTIVALHRAVHLARSRPEARVLLATFSEPLAGALHLRLRRLIGKETRLAERLEVQSLGAVARRLYEANFGAPHLAGAEEIRRFLREAAGRIEGHRFRPEFLFAEWTAVVDAWQIESWEQYRDVQRLGRKTRLAETQRSVLWSIFSLVRDRLEAGGLSTEPGLFRRLERHLAKAKRPPFDFAVIDEAQDLGVAELRFLAALGGDRPDSLFFAGDLGQRIFQTPFSWRSLGVDVRGRSQTLRINYRTSHQIRRQADRLLPAELADVDGNTEERRRTLSAFNGPEPAVERFGSAAAESAAIAAWLRARIGEGYAPQEIGIFVRSEAELERAGAAVRAAGLRPLELDRQHGGQASGAAGAVAVGTMHLAKGLEYRAVIVAACDDEVLPLQSRIESVTDEADLEDVYDTERHLLYVACTRARDRLLVTGVEPGSEFLEDLRTGPTA, from the coding sequence GTGAGCGAGTTCCTTATCGCCGACTCCTTTGCCGACAGTCTCGGGAGGCTTGGCGGCGATTCGCAAAAGGCGGCAAAGACCGCCGCGTTTGACCTTCAACTCAACCCCGCGCACCCCGGCTTCCAGTTCCACCGGCTCGACAAGGCGAAGGACAAGAGCCTCTGGTCGGTGCGCGTCAATGCGGACCTGAGAATAATCGTTCACCGAAGCGAGGGCAGACTGCTGCTCTGCTACGTAGGGCACCACGACGACGCCTACCGGTGGGCGGAGTCGAGGAAGATCGAGCGGCATCCGACGACCGGGGCGGCGCAGCTAGTCGAGCTGCGCGAGAGCGTGCGCGAGGTGGTGCGCGAAGTCGTCGTTCCCAGGCTCGTTGAGGCCCCCAGTGAACCGGCTGCGCAGGTGCCGAAGCTGCCGCTCTTCCGCGACGTGCCGCGCGACGAGCTGCTGGCCTACGGCGTTCCCGCAGAATGGGTCGGCGAAGTTACCGAGGCGACGGAAGAGAGCCTCCTTCAGCTTGCGGAGCACCTGCCGGGGGAAGCAGCCGAAGCGCTGCTGGATCTGGCGACCGGGGGGCGGCCGGTGCGGCCGGTGCAGGCGCCGGCGGGGGCGGATCCGTTCGCGCATCCCGACGCGCAGCGGCGCTTTCGCCTCATGGCGAACGTCGAAGAGCTCGAACGGGCGCTCGAGTACCCGTGGGAGAAGTGGATGGTCTTCCTCCACCCCACCCAGCGCGAGATCGTCGAGAAGAGCTACGGCGGGCCGGCGCGAGTGGCCGGGTCTGCCGGGACCGGCAAGACGATCGTGGCGCTCCACCGCGCCGTGCACCTGGCGCGGAGCCGCCCGGAGGCGCGTGTCCTTCTCGCCACCTTCTCCGAGCCGCTCGCTGGCGCCCTCCACCTGCGCCTGCGGCGGCTGATCGGCAAGGAGACGCGGCTCGCCGAGCGGCTCGAAGTGCAGTCGTTGGGCGCCGTCGCCCGGCGGCTCTACGAGGCGAACTTCGGGGCGCCGCACCTGGCGGGCGCCGAGGAGATCCGCCGGTTCCTGCGCGAGGCCGCCGGCCGGATCGAGGGGCACCGCTTCCGCCCCGAGTTCCTCTTCGCCGAGTGGACGGCAGTCGTCGACGCCTGGCAGATCGAGAGCTGGGAGCAGTACCGCGACGTCCAGCGGCTCGGGCGCAAGACCCGCCTCGCCGAGACCCAGCGCTCGGTGCTCTGGTCGATCTTCTCGCTCGTCCGCGACCGGCTCGAAGCCGGGGGGCTCTCGACCGAGCCGGGGCTCTTCCGCCGGCTCGAACGGCACTTGGCGAAGGCGAAGCGGCCGCCGTTCGACTTCGCGGTGATCGACGAAGCCCAGGACCTCGGCGTCGCCGAGCTGCGCTTCCTCGCGGCGCTCGGGGGAGACCGTCCGGATTCCCTCTTCTTCGCCGGCGACCTCGGGCAGCGGATCTTCCAGACGCCGTTCTCCTGGCGCTCCCTCGGCGTCGACGTGCGCGGGCGCTCGCAGACGTTGCGGATCAACTACCGGACCTCGCATCAGATCCGCCGTCAGGCCGATCGGCTGCTGCCCGCTGAGCTCGCCGACGTCGACGGCAACACCGAAGAGCGGCGGCGGACCCTCTCCGCCTTCAACGGCCCCGAGCCGGCGGTCGAGCGGTTCGGCTCGGCAGCCGCGGAATCGGCCGCCATCGCCGCGTGGTTGCGCGCCCGCATCGGCGAGGGGTACGCCCCGCAGGAGATCGGGATCTTCGTCCGCTCCGAAGCCGAGCTCGAGCGCGCCGGCGCGGCGGTCCGGGCAGCGGGCCTTCGCCCCCTCGAGCTCGACCGCCAGCACGGCGGCCAGGCCAGTGGAGCGGCAGGCGCCGTCGCCGTCGGCACCATGCACCTCGCCAAGGGCCTTGAGTACCGCGCGGTGATCGTCGCCGCCTGCGACGACGAGGTGCTGCCGCTCCAGTCGCGGATTGAGAGCGTCACCGACGAGGCGGACCTCGAGGACGTCTACGACACCGAGCGGCACCTGCTCTACGTCGCCTGCACGCGGGCGCGGGACCGGCTGCTGGTGACCGGGGTCGAGCCGGGGTCGGAGTTCCTTGAGGACCTGCGAACTGGACCGACAGCCTGA